A stretch of the Pedobacter sp. MC2016-14 genome encodes the following:
- a CDS encoding pectinesterase family protein: MRRLKTYLFIACAFFTGTNLLAAEIPKADIIVALDGSGQFKSIQQAINAVPDNSAKRTVILIKNGAYSTEKLIVPASKINLTIRGESREKTVISYHIYDCGSPESQNKCPAESWALWKDNKELVRTSATLTALAENFIAENLTVANTAGPVGQALALTLRNDKITFNNCDILGYQDTILLGKDGMRNYFVDCLILGRTDYIYGGGIGFFQSCEVRSYGGGWVTAPSTPERQFYGYVFNQCKFTYAANSPRKGDDGRKIAIGRPWHNYPKVTILNSELCEEMHPEGWPTTWNMTYAATSDQLHLYEYNNSGKGADMSHRASWAGLRALTAEEAKDYTMQKVLADWNPEINQYGVKRKKNSR, encoded by the coding sequence ATGAGACGATTAAAAACATATCTTTTTATTGCTTGTGCCTTTTTTACAGGCACAAATTTGCTCGCTGCCGAAATTCCTAAGGCAGATATTATTGTGGCTTTGGATGGAAGCGGACAGTTCAAATCTATTCAGCAAGCCATCAATGCAGTACCAGACAATAGTGCTAAACGTACGGTGATCCTGATTAAAAACGGCGCTTACAGCACAGAAAAATTAATTGTGCCAGCAAGCAAAATTAACCTTACCATAAGGGGCGAATCACGTGAAAAAACAGTAATTAGTTATCATATATACGATTGTGGTAGTCCAGAATCGCAGAATAAATGCCCGGCAGAATCCTGGGCATTATGGAAAGATAATAAAGAGCTGGTGCGTACCTCTGCAACTTTAACTGCGCTGGCAGAAAACTTTATCGCAGAGAACCTAACGGTAGCTAATACAGCTGGCCCTGTGGGACAAGCCCTTGCACTCACGCTTCGCAATGACAAGATTACCTTTAACAATTGCGACATTTTAGGCTACCAGGATACCATATTGCTGGGTAAAGATGGCATGCGCAATTACTTTGTAGACTGTTTAATTTTGGGTCGCACCGACTATATTTATGGTGGGGGAATTGGTTTTTTTCAGTCCTGCGAGGTACGCAGTTATGGAGGGGGCTGGGTAACAGCGCCATCTACCCCGGAGCGCCAGTTTTACGGTTACGTATTTAACCAATGTAAATTCACCTATGCCGCAAACAGTCCGAGGAAAGGTGACGATGGACGTAAAATTGCCATTGGCAGGCCATGGCACAATTATCCCAAAGTAACCATCCTCAACTCGGAGCTGTGTGAGGAGATGCATCCTGAGGGCTGGCCTACCACCTGGAACATGACGTATGCCGCTACCAGTGATCAACTTCATCTTTATGAGTACAACAACAGTGGTAAGGGAGCAGATATGAGTCATAGAGCAAGTTGGGCAGGACTTAGGGCCTTGACTGCCGAGGAAGCCAAAGACTATACCATGCAGAAAGTTTTAGCGGACTGGAATCCTGAAATAAACCAATACGGTGTAAAGCGTAAAAAGAATTCGAGATAA
- the kaiC gene encoding circadian clock protein KaiC, whose translation MSATPTTPHDSSNHLTTLPKTPTGISGLDQITLGGLPTGRPTLICGSTGCGKTLFSLEFLIRGAQEYNEPGVFMAFEEKPSELAMNVASLGFDLNKLQEEKKIRIDYVHIDRSEIEETGEYDLEGLFIRLGYAIDTIGAKRVVLDTIENLFAGLTDEGILRAELRRLFGWLKEKGVTAIITGEQGENTLTRQGLEEYVSDCVILLDHRIINQISTRRLRIIKYRGTLHGTNEYPFLIDEEGISVLPVTSLQLDKPVSSESIPTGIPALNGMFSEGGFYRGSSVLVSGTAGTGKTSVAASFVNQACLDGERCLFFAFEESPQQIIRNMRSIGMDMQNHIDAGLLKFYASRPTLYGLEMHLVAIHKAIKKFKPQVVVLDPITNLITIGSVSEVKAMLVRLIDFLQEEQITVMFTALTLNNIVNEQTDEGVSSLVDAWILIKDIEMNGERNKGLYVMKSRGMKHSSQVREFVISENGINLLDVYIGPDGILTGSAREAHRLEEQTGQVLHTNALNRKDRELERKRKVLESKIDSLKAEFESTEEELNKIYTEEKIKNEVVLRIREEMTNLRSRPAGPEDKGSK comes from the coding sequence ATGTCAGCAACACCAACGACACCCCATGATTCCAGCAATCATTTGACAACATTACCAAAAACACCTACCGGAATTTCGGGCCTTGATCAGATCACTCTTGGTGGTTTGCCTACCGGCCGGCCCACACTGATATGCGGCAGCACCGGCTGTGGTAAAACCCTGTTTTCTCTCGAGTTTTTAATCAGGGGTGCCCAGGAATACAACGAGCCAGGTGTTTTTATGGCTTTTGAAGAGAAACCATCCGAGCTGGCCATGAATGTGGCCTCTCTGGGATTTGACCTGAACAAACTTCAGGAAGAAAAAAAAATAAGAATAGACTACGTTCACATAGACAGGAGCGAAATTGAAGAAACAGGTGAATATGACCTGGAAGGACTTTTCATTAGATTGGGCTACGCTATTGATACCATTGGTGCCAAGCGGGTGGTACTGGATACCATTGAAAACCTTTTTGCCGGTTTAACAGATGAGGGCATTTTGCGTGCGGAACTGCGCAGGCTTTTTGGCTGGTTAAAAGAAAAAGGCGTGACGGCAATTATCACAGGTGAGCAGGGAGAGAACACCTTAACCCGTCAGGGCCTGGAAGAATATGTATCAGATTGTGTGATCTTATTAGACCACCGCATCATCAACCAGATTTCTACCAGACGCCTGAGGATCATTAAATATCGAGGTACCTTACACGGTACCAATGAATATCCATTTTTGATTGATGAGGAAGGCATTTCTGTATTGCCGGTAACTTCTTTGCAACTGGATAAACCAGTGTCTTCAGAGAGTATCCCTACGGGTATCCCTGCTTTAAATGGGATGTTTAGTGAAGGTGGATTTTACCGCGGCAGCAGTGTGCTGGTATCGGGCACCGCTGGTACAGGAAAAACCAGTGTTGCCGCCAGTTTTGTGAATCAGGCTTGCCTGGATGGCGAAAGATGTTTGTTTTTTGCTTTTGAAGAGTCACCTCAGCAAATTATCAGAAACATGCGCTCTATTGGTATGGACATGCAAAACCATATTGATGCAGGATTACTGAAGTTTTATGCTTCAAGGCCAACTTTGTATGGTTTGGAAATGCACCTGGTAGCCATTCATAAAGCCATTAAGAAATTTAAACCACAGGTAGTGGTACTAGACCCTATTACCAATTTAATTACCATTGGTTCCGTGAGCGAGGTAAAAGCCATGCTGGTACGTTTAATTGACTTTTTACAGGAAGAGCAAATTACGGTGATGTTTACGGCATTAACCCTAAATAACATTGTGAATGAGCAAACTGATGAAGGGGTATCTTCACTGGTTGATGCCTGGATCCTGATCAAAGACATCGAAATGAACGGGGAACGGAACAAAGGTTTATATGTGATGAAATCCCGTGGTATGAAACATTCCAGCCAGGTACGTGAGTTTGTAATTTCAGAAAATGGCATCAATTTACTGGATGTTTACATAGGACCAGACGGCATATTAACGGGATCTGCCCGTGAAGCACATCGCCTGGAAGAGCAAACAGGACAGGTATTGCACACCAATGCACTGAATAGAAAAGACAGGGAACTGGAACGTAAGCGTAAGGTGCTCGAAAGTAAGATAGACAGTTTGAAGGCTGAATTTGAATCTACAGAAGAGGAATTGAACAAAATATACACCGAAGAAAAGATCAAAAATGAAGTGGTGTTAAGGATCCGTGAGGAGATGACAAATTTACGGAGCAGACCAGCGGGCCCGGAAGATAAGGGGAGCAAATAA
- a CDS encoding circadian clock KaiB family protein codes for MKQDIYELRLYVAGKTTKSITALNNLKKYCEEHLVDQYVIEVIDLLENPQLAEGDQIFAVPTLVKKVPEPVRKIIGDLSNEEKVLVGLNIRPKSAQ; via the coding sequence ATGAAACAGGACATATATGAGCTGCGGCTTTACGTGGCAGGTAAAACAACTAAATCTATAACGGCCTTAAATAATTTAAAAAAATATTGTGAAGAACATTTAGTGGATCAGTATGTTATTGAGGTGATCGATCTTTTAGAGAACCCGCAGCTTGCTGAGGGCGATCAAATATTTGCTGTACCTACACTCGTTAAAAAAGTACCGGAACCAGTACGTAAAATAATTGGAGATTTATCTAATGAAGAAAAGGTTCTGGTAGGATTGAATATTCGTCCTAAAAGTGCACAATAA
- a CDS encoding circadian clock KaiB family protein encodes MTNEGGMDFNGGDVAGDGHYQLRLFVVGTSTHSIRAISNIKTILTTHLEGRYELEVIDVHQQPLIALSEDVTAVPMLIVKSPASGRRLIGDMSNTAKVLKSLGLTQ; translated from the coding sequence ATGACAAACGAGGGTGGAATGGATTTTAATGGTGGTGATGTTGCAGGCGATGGTCATTATCAGCTTCGCTTGTTTGTGGTAGGGACTTCTACACATTCTATACGTGCCATCAGCAATATCAAAACGATATTGACAACGCATTTGGAAGGAAGGTACGAGCTTGAAGTTATTGATGTGCACCAGCAGCCTTTGATTGCTTTAAGCGAGGATGTAACTGCAGTTCCAATGCTCATTGTAAAATCTCCGGCCTCGGGCAGAAGGTTAATTGGCGATATGTCTAATACGGCTAAAGTTTTAAAGAGTCTTGGACTGACGCAATAA
- a CDS encoding ATP-binding protein produces the protein MEKTREELLKLLEEAEYKLEEANDTLEAIRLGEIDALILKGDDGHAIFTLKTADHSFRIFIEQMSEGAITLNKEGIILYANSSFATIVGLPLEKVVGHSIDRFIQAADALRWSDILFNAWSQQTKVELEIIGATDNTIPVLLSLKMLELNEGLALSIIISDLTLQKENERVLKQKNEQLEEAQLVMSHLNETLEHTVSERTLALTVSLAEKERVEQNLRTNQERLTKILETMEEGVVIKDLTGNLTYANPMARKILSIIHDNQQIYFNPAWKFLWLNGEDLPLVNYPILAAMQSGIPIHDYEVAVQPDAGERFYISLNAAPLRDAEGNIIAGIGTFMDVTNRRKAIQQKDDFISVASHELRTPVTSLKASLQLMDRLVDRSDTVGMMPKLISQANKSMNKMSTLIEDLLNATKMTEGQLHLKKTVFNLQELVADCCHDILANGTFSLNIQADGDVMVYADEHKIEQVIVNFVSNATKYAPESKEIIVTIEQTVDETKLSVSDQGVGIPEAKLPYIFDRYYRVDSDGTQYSGLGLGLYICSQIIYKHGGQIGVESKVGHGSSFWFRLPKAY, from the coding sequence ATGGAAAAGACCAGAGAAGAGCTGTTAAAGTTATTAGAAGAGGCTGAATATAAACTTGAGGAGGCAAATGATACCCTGGAGGCCATCCGGTTAGGGGAAATTGATGCGCTGATCTTGAAAGGTGATGATGGCCATGCTATTTTTACACTTAAAACAGCAGACCATTCTTTTCGGATTTTTATCGAGCAAATGTCTGAAGGAGCAATAACCCTCAACAAAGAAGGCATAATTTTATACGCCAATTCCAGTTTCGCTACTATCGTTGGTCTTCCGCTAGAAAAAGTAGTTGGCCATTCCATTGATCGTTTTATACAAGCTGCAGACGCATTACGGTGGAGTGACATCTTGTTTAATGCCTGGAGCCAGCAAACAAAGGTTGAGCTTGAAATTATTGGGGCTACAGACAATACAATACCCGTTTTGCTTTCTTTGAAAATGCTTGAATTGAATGAAGGGCTTGCTTTAAGTATCATCATTTCTGATTTGACGCTTCAAAAGGAAAATGAACGTGTTTTAAAGCAAAAGAACGAACAGTTGGAAGAAGCACAGTTAGTGATGAGCCATCTGAACGAAACACTGGAGCATACAGTTTCTGAAAGAACGCTGGCATTAACGGTTTCTTTGGCCGAGAAGGAAAGGGTAGAGCAGAACCTGCGAACCAATCAGGAACGCTTAACAAAGATCCTGGAAACTATGGAGGAAGGCGTGGTAATTAAGGATCTGACAGGAAACCTTACTTATGCTAATCCGATGGCGAGGAAAATACTGAGCATTATTCATGATAACCAGCAAATTTATTTTAATCCCGCCTGGAAATTTTTATGGCTCAACGGAGAAGACCTGCCGTTGGTTAATTATCCCATTTTAGCCGCCATGCAGTCTGGAATTCCGATTCATGATTATGAGGTTGCGGTGCAGCCTGATGCAGGTGAACGGTTTTACATTTCTCTGAATGCCGCACCACTTAGGGATGCAGAAGGTAATATTATTGCCGGTATTGGAACGTTTATGGACGTTACCAATCGTCGGAAAGCCATTCAGCAAAAGGATGATTTTATCAGTGTAGCAAGCCATGAGCTCAGGACACCAGTAACTTCGTTAAAAGCCTCCCTGCAATTGATGGATCGTCTGGTAGATCGATCTGATACCGTAGGCATGATGCCGAAATTAATTTCGCAGGCCAATAAGAGCATGAATAAAATGAGTACGCTCATTGAAGATTTATTGAACGCCACCAAAATGACCGAAGGGCAGTTGCACCTCAAGAAAACTGTGTTCAATTTGCAGGAGCTGGTAGCGGATTGTTGTCATGATATCCTGGCAAATGGTACATTTAGCCTAAATATCCAGGCTGATGGTGATGTAATGGTATATGCCGATGAGCATAAAATTGAGCAGGTAATTGTGAACTTTGTAAGCAACGCCACTAAATATGCCCCGGAATCCAAAGAAATTATAGTTACCATTGAACAAACTGTCGACGAGACCAAACTCTCAGTTAGCGATCAGGGAGTAGGAATTCCGGAAGCAAAATTGCCCTATATTTTTGACAGGTACTATCGTGTAGACAGTGATGGTACACAGTATTCCGGACTTGGTCTGGGCCTGTACATCTGCTCGCAAATCATCTACAAACACGGCGGCCAGATTGGGGTGGAGAGTAAGGTTGGTCATGGCAGTTCGTTTTGGTTTAGGCTACCCAAAGCCTATTAG
- a CDS encoding ABC transporter permease — protein sequence MKILNLIRLAIRALQRNKLRALLTMLGIIIGVASVITMMSIGEGSKQSINASLSSMGSNMITIMPQSNEPGGARMMGSNLKSLTYADVETLEKDAPNIALISPLASSSGQVISGANNWPTTIQGVSPEYLDIRKLTVKDGIVFSAQDVKSSAKVCLLGKTVVDNLFPNGESPLGKIIRFGKIPMQVIGVLSPKGTSNFGQDQDDIILAPYTTVQKRVLSSIYFSQIYASAITEAASDAAVDEATTVLRVSHRLRATEQDDFQIRTQAELMTMLNSTSSMMTALLTAVASISLVIGGIGIMNIMYVSVTERTREIGLRMSIGARGIDILLQFLIEAIMISITGGVIGVVLGITAAFAIPMALNWPTVISESSIVISFLVCAITGIFFGYYPAVKASNLDPIEALRYE from the coding sequence ATGAAGATTTTAAATTTAATAAGGCTGGCCATCCGCGCTTTGCAACGTAATAAGCTGCGTGCCCTGCTCACCATGCTCGGGATCATCATCGGCGTGGCTTCTGTAATTACCATGATGTCTATTGGCGAAGGCTCCAAACAGAGCATCAACGCTTCTTTATCCAGCATGGGCTCCAACATGATTACCATTATGCCCCAAAGTAACGAACCCGGAGGTGCAAGGATGATGGGCAGTAACCTCAAATCACTCACTTATGCTGATGTGGAGACGCTGGAAAAGGATGCACCAAATATTGCACTGATTTCTCCACTGGCTTCTTCCAGCGGACAGGTCATTAGCGGGGCCAACAACTGGCCTACAACAATACAGGGCGTAAGTCCGGAGTATCTTGACATCAGAAAGCTTACGGTAAAAGACGGCATTGTGTTTTCTGCCCAGGATGTTAAATCTTCGGCCAAAGTATGTTTGTTGGGTAAAACCGTAGTCGATAATCTATTTCCAAACGGAGAAAGTCCGCTGGGAAAAATCATCCGCTTTGGCAAAATTCCAATGCAGGTGATTGGCGTGCTGAGCCCAAAGGGGACCAGCAATTTTGGTCAGGACCAGGACGATATAATTCTTGCGCCATATACCACAGTGCAAAAGCGCGTACTTTCTTCTATCTATTTTAGCCAGATCTACGCTTCGGCAATCACCGAGGCTGCATCTGATGCAGCTGTAGACGAAGCCACCACAGTACTAAGGGTATCTCACCGCTTAAGGGCAACAGAACAGGATGATTTTCAAATCCGCACCCAGGCAGAGTTAATGACCATGCTCAATTCTACCAGCAGCATGATGACAGCACTTTTAACTGCCGTGGCCAGCATCTCTTTGGTTATTGGTGGAATCGGCATCATGAATATTATGTATGTTTCGGTAACGGAGCGCACCAGGGAAATTGGATTAAGGATGTCTATTGGGGCCCGGGGCATCGACATCTTATTGCAGTTTTTAATCGAGGCCATCATGATCAGTATTACCGGCGGGGTTATTGGTGTAGTACTTGGAATTACCGCAGCTTTTGCCATCCCAATGGCCTTAAACTGGCCAACAGTAATCTCCGAATCTTCTATTGTAATCTCCTTTTTGGTTTGCGCCATAACCGGAATATTCTTTGGGTATTACCCGGCGGTAAAAGCGTCAAATCTGGATCCTATAGAGGCATTGAGGTATGAGTAG
- a CDS encoding ABC transporter ATP-binding protein: protein MGKILEIREVKREFTMGTETVRALKGVSFDVNAGEFVTIMGSSGSGKTTLLNMLGCLDKPTEGVYMLDNVNVKELSRDELAKLRNTKIGFVFQAYNLLPRTSALENVELPLLYNPLIGTAERRERAIAALQAVKLDGRFDHTPNQLSGGQQQRVAIARALVNEPVMILADEATGNLDTRTSYEIMALMQELNEKGKTIVFVTHEPDIAGFSSRTVMLRDGKVQKDTENTNRRSAKEALAALPASDDY from the coding sequence ATGGGAAAGATCTTGGAAATCCGTGAGGTAAAGCGGGAGTTTACCATGGGTACAGAAACTGTAAGGGCTTTAAAGGGTGTTTCTTTCGATGTAAATGCGGGAGAGTTCGTCACCATTATGGGCAGTAGCGGCTCTGGAAAAACAACTTTATTGAACATGCTGGGCTGCCTGGACAAGCCTACTGAAGGCGTTTATATGCTAGACAATGTGAATGTAAAGGAATTGTCCAGAGATGAACTGGCCAAACTGCGCAATACCAAAATAGGTTTTGTGTTTCAGGCCTATAATTTGTTACCCAGAACCTCTGCATTGGAAAACGTGGAACTTCCACTCCTGTATAATCCTTTAATAGGTACCGCAGAACGAAGAGAACGTGCCATAGCGGCTTTACAGGCTGTTAAACTGGATGGACGTTTTGACCATACCCCAAACCAGCTTTCTGGTGGACAGCAGCAACGGGTAGCTATTGCCAGGGCATTGGTAAATGAGCCCGTGATGATTTTGGCCGATGAGGCTACAGGTAACCTCGATACCAGGACCTCTTATGAAATTATGGCTTTGATGCAGGAGCTGAATGAAAAAGGCAAAACCATTGTCTTTGTAACGCACGAGCCGGACATTGCTGGTTTTAGCTCCCGCACCGTGATGCTTAGGGATGGCAAGGTCCAGAAAGATACTGAAAATACCAACCGGCGTTCGGCAAAAGAGGCCCTTGCGGCTTTACCTGCCAGCGACGATTATTAA
- a CDS encoding efflux RND transporter periplasmic adaptor subunit → MKPKKIITILLSVAVLAGLIWYFFLRNTAAPINISTVKPTHGAISTSVTATGKVQPVDTVTVGTQVSGTVSAMYADFNSTVKKGQLLAELDKTLLQATVDQFKASLAQVQSTEIYQSANYKRQQQLYATGAISKADYDLSLNTYQVAKANVNSIKAQLRSAERNMSFTQIYSPIDGVVLSRSVSVGQTVAASYSTPTIFTIAKDITKMQVEAKVDEADIGNVVKGQRATFTVDAFIEDTFNGTVKEIRLNPAISSNVVTYTTLIDAPNDDKKLKPGMTASIIIYTKEVKDALLIPVQALKFKPDATLAKKYTLQPLKNADAKANLVWLLQGDKLIQQKINVGLNDNTQAEVLSGLTANDQVITGMETLAEGSTAAASSPFMPQRPGRKK, encoded by the coding sequence ATGAAGCCTAAAAAAATAATTACCATCCTCCTTTCCGTAGCTGTTCTGGCAGGACTCATCTGGTATTTTTTCCTCAGAAACACAGCCGCGCCCATCAACATCAGCACGGTTAAACCCACACATGGGGCCATTTCTACCAGTGTTACGGCAACCGGAAAAGTACAACCGGTAGACACCGTAACGGTGGGCACGCAAGTATCTGGTACCGTATCTGCCATGTATGCCGATTTCAACTCTACGGTTAAAAAAGGACAGTTGCTGGCAGAGCTGGATAAAACCTTGCTCCAGGCAACGGTAGATCAGTTTAAAGCAAGTCTTGCGCAGGTGCAAAGTACCGAGATTTACCAGTCGGCAAATTACAAACGTCAACAGCAATTGTATGCTACGGGCGCCATCAGCAAAGCCGATTACGATTTATCGCTCAATACCTATCAGGTGGCTAAAGCCAATGTAAACAGCATTAAGGCACAGCTTCGCTCGGCAGAACGGAACATGTCTTTTACGCAAATCTACTCGCCCATTGACGGCGTAGTGCTTAGCAGAAGTGTAAGCGTGGGGCAAACCGTAGCTGCAAGTTACAGTACGCCTACCATTTTTACCATTGCCAAAGACATCACCAAAATGCAGGTTGAAGCTAAGGTAGATGAGGCAGATATTGGCAATGTGGTTAAAGGACAGCGGGCTACTTTTACCGTAGATGCATTTATTGAAGATACTTTTAACGGTACCGTAAAGGAGATCAGGCTTAACCCCGCCATATCATCCAACGTGGTTACCTATACCACCCTGATCGATGCGCCTAATGATGATAAAAAATTGAAACCGGGAATGACGGCCAGCATTATCATTTATACCAAAGAAGTTAAGGATGCCTTGTTAATTCCTGTGCAAGCTTTGAAATTTAAACCCGATGCTACACTGGCGAAGAAATATACCCTGCAGCCTTTAAAAAATGCAGATGCAAAAGCGAATCTGGTATGGCTGCTCCAGGGCGATAAACTGATCCAGCAAAAAATAAATGTAGGCCTTAACGACAATACCCAGGCCGAGGTGCTGTCTGGCTTAACAGCAAATGACCAGGTAATTACCGGAATGGAAACCCTGGCCGAAGGATCGACAGCCGCTGCTTCGAGCCCTTTTATGCCACAAAGACCAGGGAGGAAAAAATAA
- a CDS encoding TolC family protein, with protein MSPFTLKYLLLSFLCFSFLYGTAQDTTSKALPPVWDLAACLEYAKAHNITLKNLRLDTKNAEQDQLLAKAAVLPDLYGSGSLSYNHYNQSLNGSTYAINSSGSLGLSSAWTLYQGGYLKTDIKQKSLSVQAANYSVLESENDITLQITQAYLNILVDKESIIYNQDLVKTSKAQLSQAQRRFAAGAVAKKEVVQFEAQLAADVYNLTSAENAERQDKITLKQLLQLPQLNNFDVLKPDTVLTGGAIPMLATVQDYALQNRPEVKNAELAVQIADLNLTKAKSGYLPSLTLGAGLGTSYARDPTYNAFRQFDNNFYQQAGITLSIPIFTKRQNKTNVAKARIAIDQNKNTLENTKTTLALTTEQAYITVQNAQNQYTSASEQLKYNQELYRISNEELRIGSANIYDFYQQRNLYVQAMQSYIQAKYNAVLAAKIYSFYLGTPINL; from the coding sequence ATGTCACCATTCACCTTAAAATACCTGCTCCTTAGTTTCCTTTGCTTTTCATTTTTATATGGAACGGCACAGGACACGACCAGCAAAGCTCTGCCCCCGGTTTGGGACCTGGCCGCTTGCCTTGAGTATGCAAAGGCACACAACATTACCCTTAAAAACCTAAGGCTGGACACCAAAAATGCCGAGCAGGACCAGCTCCTGGCCAAAGCCGCGGTACTGCCAGACCTATACGGATCAGGTTCTTTATCTTATAACCACTACAATCAAAGCCTAAACGGCAGTACTTATGCCATCAATTCTTCTGGTTCCCTGGGTCTAAGTTCAGCCTGGACCTTATACCAGGGCGGTTACTTAAAAACAGACATCAAACAGAAAAGCCTCTCTGTACAAGCTGCAAACTATAGCGTACTGGAAAGCGAAAACGACATTACCCTGCAAATTACGCAGGCCTACCTCAACATTCTGGTAGATAAGGAAAGCATCATTTACAATCAGGACCTGGTAAAAACTTCTAAAGCACAGCTTTCACAAGCACAACGAAGGTTTGCTGCCGGCGCTGTGGCCAAAAAAGAAGTGGTACAGTTTGAAGCCCAACTGGCAGCAGATGTGTACAACCTTACCTCGGCAGAAAATGCCGAACGCCAGGATAAAATTACCTTAAAGCAATTGCTGCAATTGCCACAACTCAACAACTTTGATGTGCTAAAGCCAGATACAGTACTTACCGGTGGGGCCATCCCTATGCTTGCTACCGTACAGGACTACGCTTTGCAAAACCGCCCGGAGGTTAAAAACGCAGAGCTGGCGGTGCAAATTGCAGACCTTAACTTAACCAAAGCCAAATCCGGTTACCTGCCAAGCCTTACATTGGGCGCTGGCCTGGGCACCAGTTATGCCAGGGACCCTACCTACAATGCCTTTAGGCAGTTCGATAATAATTTTTATCAGCAGGCGGGCATTACGCTTTCCATCCCCATTTTTACCAAAAGACAAAACAAAACCAATGTGGCTAAAGCAAGAATTGCGATAGACCAAAATAAAAACACTTTGGAAAATACCAAAACCACCCTGGCGCTAACTACTGAACAGGCTTATATTACGGTTCAAAACGCGCAAAACCAATACACCTCTGCCTCAGAGCAATTGAAATACAACCAGGAACTGTACCGGATCTCTAACGAGGAACTCAGAATTGGATCTGCCAACATCTACGACTTTTACCAACAGCGCAACTTATATGTACAGGCCATGCAAAGCTATATCCAGGCAAAATACAATGCTGTACTGGCCGCAAAAATCTATTCATTTTATCTCGGAACACCCATTAATCTCTAA
- a CDS encoding sensor histidine kinase, with protein MTQIKNRAYISILLHVLVWVLFAFSLLFYHPLTWGIELPLQFWIKQSGILLLLIAIFYLNSYVLVPQLLLKNKNMWFAMVILAVALLAGPLARVLDNVLDLPNLMQQAFNKMGVAGPPKKRDAIDLFLVMMVLLIAGISTSFSLIQKRQLDKQAREAEEKERIGSELSFLKAQINPHFFFNTLNNIYALTHVDVENSRRALHKLSRMMRYLLYETQSGNAPLAKEISFINDYIELMKLRLNDTMQVRFEAPEIVEELSIAPMLFLPCVENAFKHGVSTTQPSQILIQLTVAGNELDFKVSNTIFNENALTADEYGGIGLSNTKRRLELLYPGRHTFLAQKLEDSNEFIVHLKLVTDGTQLHSGR; from the coding sequence ATGACCCAGATAAAAAACCGTGCATACATTAGTATTCTACTCCATGTTTTGGTATGGGTACTGTTTGCCTTTTCGCTTCTTTTTTACCATCCCCTAACCTGGGGTATTGAACTGCCCCTGCAATTTTGGATAAAACAATCTGGCATTTTGCTATTACTGATTGCCATCTTTTACCTCAATAGTTATGTTTTGGTGCCTCAATTGCTGCTCAAGAACAAGAACATGTGGTTTGCAATGGTTATCCTGGCCGTAGCGCTGTTGGCTGGTCCGCTGGCAAGGGTGTTGGACAATGTGCTTGACCTTCCCAATTTAATGCAGCAGGCATTTAACAAGATGGGCGTTGCCGGGCCTCCTAAAAAACGGGATGCGATTGATCTTTTCCTGGTGATGATGGTTTTGCTGATTGCGGGGATTAGTACCAGTTTTAGCCTGATCCAGAAGCGGCAGCTGGACAAGCAGGCGCGTGAAGCGGAAGAAAAAGAGCGCATAGGCTCTGAATTGTCTTTTCTAAAAGCGCAGATTAACCCGCATTTCTTTTTTAACACACTGAATAACATTTATGCCCTTACCCATGTAGATGTAGAAAATTCCAGAAGGGCTTTGCATAAGCTGTCCAGAATGATGCGCTACCTGTTGTACGAAACGCAATCCGGCAATGCGCCACTGGCTAAAGAGATTTCCTTTATCAATGATTACATAGAACTCATGAAACTGAGGTTGAACGATACCATGCAAGTGCGTTTTGAAGCGCCGGAAATTGTTGAGGAACTTTCTATTGCGCCAATGCTTTTTCTACCTTGTGTAGAAAATGCTTTTAAGCATGGTGTAAGCACAACGCAGCCTTCGCAAATTTTGATACAACTTACTGTTGCCGGCAATGAGCTGGATTTTAAAGTTAGCAATACCATCTTTAATGAAAATGCACTTACTGCCGATGAATATGGGGGCATAGGCCTCAGCAATACCAAACGTCGCCTGGAACTCTTATATCCTGGCAGACATACTTTTCTGGCACAAAAACTGGAAGATAGCAATGAATTTATTGTTCACTTAAAACTTGTAACCGATGGTACTCAATTGCATAGCGGTAGATGA